The Candidatus Nezhaarchaeota archaeon DNA window GGCAGATACTCATCTCTCCTCGATAGCTTCGAGAAGCTTACATTAGAGCATCTCGAGCTTAAAGACGCCTATGCTATTCTCAATAAAACCTACACAGAACTACTTCAGAACTACACAATCCTTCAGCAACAACTTCAAGACTACTTGAACCTTCAAGAGAGGTATGAGGTGCTTTTAAGCGAGCACCAAGCACTGTCAGCAAGCTATGCTAAGCTTAAAGAAGCCTACGATAAGATGCACTTCGCCTTGTTCTCTCCATTATTGTTAAATGAAACTGTAAGACCAACAATCAACGATCTTAAGAGGTGGCTTGCAGAAGACGATACGGACAAGATTCCATATTCAAAGTGGGACTTCGTCTGTGGAGATTACGCGTTAATGCTCTCGGTTAAGGCGAAGATGAACCATTGGGACGTGGGGATAGTCGTAGTCTTAGGTAGGGATGCTCAGGGGAGAGAGTTCAACCACGCCTTCAACGCCATAAGGTGCGTTGAGGGCTTAGTATACATCGAGCCTCAGAATGACCAAGTATTCTACGCATCGATAAAGGAGGGAAGCTGGTACTATCATCCCGGCTTTGGACAGATATATGTGGAGACGTTCGTGATTGTTGTGCCGTATGAGATGTGATTCCTTCTCAAACTTAAACGAGCTTAGGGGCTCAAGCCTTTAGGTCATGGGCATGCACAAAGGGGTTGAAGCTTGTCTATGACCCTCAAGCTCTAATAGAGTTCTTTGGAGTAGAAGAAAAAAGTTCACGCTACTGTTCAAATGCTCGTACTCATTCGTACTCTATTGTCGCCGGAGGCTTATCGGTGATGTCGTAGAGAACCCTCGTGACTTCAGGTATCTCCGCAAGAATCCTATCCCTAACCCTCTCAAGCTTACTCCACTCCAACCTCACGTACTTAGCGGTAAGAGCATCCCTCGACTCAACGACCCTCAAGGCCATTATATACCCGTACTTCCTCTTACCATCGTGGGTAACTCCAGTGGCCTTCCCCTCCAACAGCACGGGGAACGCTTGGAAGCACTCCACATCCTTAAGCTCCTCGTCAACTATGGCTGTAGCCCTCTTTATTATCGCTAGCTTCTCCTCAGTAACCTCACCCACTATCCTTACTGAGAGACCTGGTCCTGGGAAGGGTCTACGCTTAACTATCTCGTCTGGCAGCCCGAGAGCCTTAGCGACCAGCCTGACTTGGTCCTTGTAGAGGTCCTTGATGGGTTCGAGGACTTTGAAGCCATACCTTGTAAGGGGGTCTATGCCTATCTGCTCCAGCACGTTGTGCTGGGTCTTAACTCCAGCCTGGGTCTCAACAACGTCTGCAGCTATCGTCCCCTGCAAGACCACTCTCGCGCCAAACTCCCTAGCAATCCTAGAGAACGTCTTGTAGAAGGTCTCACGAAAACACCTCCTCTTCTCCTCAGCATCACTAATGCCCTTCAAGGCTCCAATGAACTCTCTAGAGACATCGAAAACGTGAACTTCAAGCCCAAGCTCGCTGAAGACCCTCTTAACTATATCTGCCTCACCCAACCTCATGAACC harbors:
- the guaA gene encoding glutamine-hydrolyzing GMP synthase gives rise to the protein MVSNFDPKLFIDEKVEWLRREIGEETAIVALSGGVDSSVTAVLGFKAVGNRLRAVFLEDGFMRLGEADIVKRVFSELGLEVHVFDVSREFIGALKGISDAEEKRRCFRETFYKTFSRIAREFGARVVLQGTIAADVVETQAGVKTQHNVLEQIGIDPLTRYGFKVLEPIKDLYKDQVRLVAKALGLPDEIVKRRPFPGPGLSVRIVGEVTEEKLAIIKRATAIVDEELKDVECFQAFPVLLEGKATGVTHDGKRKYGYIMALRVVESRDALTAKYVRLEWSKLERVRDRILAEIPEVTRVLYDITDKPPATIEYE